The Chrysemys picta bellii isolate R12L10 chromosome 12, ASM1138683v2, whole genome shotgun sequence genome has a segment encoding these proteins:
- the MRPL27 gene encoding large ribosomal subunit protein bL27m, protein MAALGRLAGLGVNRLLLAAPQVTAVAVRCASKKSGGSSKNLGGRSPGKRYGYKKTEGAFVHAGNTLATQRIIRWHPGAHVGMGCNKTLFALEDGIVRFTKEVYVPPPRSPESREVICRLPKGVVLYKTFINVIPTKEVGSFKLVTML, encoded by the exons TTTTGGCAGCTCCGCAGGTGACTGCGGTTGCAGTGCGATGCGCATCCAAGAAGAGTGGAGGCAGCTCAAAAAATCTCGGTGGCCGCAGCCCCGGGAAACGCTATGGCTATAAGAAAACAGAGG GCGCTTTTGTTCATGCAGGCAACACATTAGCCACCCAACGGATAATACGCTGGCATCCAGGGGCTCAT GTGGGGATGGGTTGTAACAAGACTCTCTTTGCTCTGGAGGATGGGATTGTGCGATTCACCAAGGAGGTCTATGTGCCACCACCCCgcagcccagagagcagggaaGTGATCTGTCGTCTACCAAAAGGGGTGGTGCTTTACAAAACCTTCATCAACGTTATCCCCACCAAAGAAGTGGGGAGCTTCAAGCTAGTCACCATGCTCTGA
- the XYLT2 gene encoding xylosyltransferase 2, whose protein sequence is MVASARVQKLARRYKLAIATALAILLIQGLVVWSFSSLEEDDHGEGRQKKARLPENSEGSKDSDSSAGRRGSASRKHGRWKGRPESPGVLVAKVVRAVTAKHKPGRRLPAARDDSSRRNRTELRGDAQLAVFQHGDTGSVEGAPQPTENSFTPKCEITGKDALSALARASTKQCQQEIANVVCLHQAGNLMPRSVPRHCQLSGKVSPVIQWDESKTHQASMSKPVRIAYMLVVHGRAIRQLKRLIKAVYHQQHFFYIHVDKRSNYLHREALELAQHYPNIRVTPWRMVTIWGGASLLKMYLRSMKDLLEITDWPWDYFINLSATDYPTRTNEELVMFLTKYRDKNFLKSHGRDNARFIKKQGLDRLFHECDSHMWRLGERQIPEGIVVDGGSDWFALTRSFVEYVVYTEDQLVSQLQQFYTYTLLPAESFFHTILENSHACETLVDNNLRVTNWNRKLGCKCQYKHIVDWCGCSPNDFKPQDFLRLQQLSRPTFFARKFESTVNQEVLEILDSHLYGNYPPNTPALKAYWENVYDRVDGLSGLSDLILTVYTSFSRLGLQKVTSSQMQKAEKFCRFEPHGFPSSVHLYFYDDRFQGYLVMQEVQNSGTGQVESLEMWMMPRGALKLAGHGGQTNRLQNLEVGTEWDPKERIFRNFGGLIGPFDEPVAMQRWSRGPNLTATVVWIDPTYVIATSYDITVDAEAEFTQYKPPLNRPLRPGVWTVRLLQFWEPLGENQFLVVPQTFNHNQPVGKDDSSWLHGGPPRNEYMEQNFQGLGGILNLPRSDEVEKEALRNAQLMGKALEDWTDSSIGSFWSVADLCVSSPSSCSSLDTCSKTSWSSLSPDPKAELGAIKPDGRLR, encoded by the exons ATGGTGGCGAGCGCCCGGGTGCAGAAGCTGGCCCGCCGCTACAAGCTGGCGATCGCCACCGCGCTGGCCATCCTGCTCATCCAGGGCCTGGTGGTGTGGAGCTTCAGCAGCCTGGAGGAGGACGACCACGGCGAG GGACGGCAAAAAAAGGCCAGGCTGCCCGAAAACAGCGAAGGCTCCAAAGATTCGGACAGCTCAGCTGGTCGCCGGGGGAGCGCGAGCCGGAAGCATGGGCGGTGGAAGGGCCGCCCGGAAAGCCCTGGAGTGCTGGTGGCCAAGGTGGTGAGAGCCGTCACCGCAAAACACAAACCTGGGCGAAGGCTCCCCGCGGCCCGGGACGACTCGAGCAGGAGGAACCGGACAGAGCTGCGTGGGGATGCCCAGCTGGCCGTCTTCCAGCACGGCGACACGGGCAGCGTGgagggggctccccagcccaccgAGAACAGCTTCACCCCCAAGTGTGAGATCACGGGCAAAGACGCCCTCTCGGCGCTCGCGAGAGCCAGCACCAAGCAGTGCCAGCAGGAGATCGCCAACGTGGTGTGTCTGCACCAGGCAGGGAATTTGATGCCCCGCTCTGTGCCCCGGCACTGCCAGCTGTCAG GGAAAGTCAGCCCCGTGATCCAGTGGGACGAGAGCAAGACGCACCAGGCCTCCATGAGCAAGCCGGTGCGGATTGCGTACATGCTGGTTGTTCATGGGAGGGCCATCCGCCAGCTGAAGCGGCTCATCAAGGCTGTGTACCACCAGCAGCACTTCTTCTACATCCACGTCGACAag CGCTCCAACTACCTGCACCGCGAGGCCCTGGAGCTGGCCCAGCACTACCCCAACATCCGGGTCACGCCCTGGCGCATGGTCACCATCTGGGGCGGCGCCAGCTTGCTGAAGATGTACCTGCGCAGCATGAAGGACCTGCTGGAGATCACGGACTGGCCCTGGGACTATTTCATCAACCTGAGCGCCACTGACTACCCGACCAG GACCAATGAGGAACTGGTGATGTTCCTGACCAAATACCGAGATAAGAACTTCCTGAAGTCTCACGGCCGAGATAACGCCAG GTTCATTAAGAAGCAGGGCCTGGACCGCCTCTTCCACGAGTGCGACTCCCACATGTGGCGGCTGGGCGAGCGGCAGATCCCGGAGGGCATCGTGGTGGACGGCGGCTCGGACTGGTTCGCGCTGACGCGGAGCTTTGTGGAGTACGTGGTCTACACGGAGGACCAGCTGGTGTCCCAGCTGCAGCAGTTCTACACCTACACGCTTCTGCCAGCCGAG TCCTTTTTCCACACCATCCTGGAGAACAGCCATGCCTGCGAGACTCTCGTCGACAACAACCTGCGGGTGACAAACTGGAACCGCAAGCTGGGCTGTAAGTGCCAATATAAACACATAGTCGACTGGTGTGGGTGCTCCCCAAATGACTTCAAACCCCAGGACTTCCTGCGGCTACAG CAACTCTCCAGACCCACGTTCTTTGCCAGGAAGTTTGAGTCGACGGTGAACCAGGAAGTTCTGGAGATCTTGGATTCTCACCTCTATGGTAACTACCCGCCCAACACGCCAGCCCTCAAGGCCTATTGGGAGAACGTCTACGACCGTGTGGATGGGCTGAGCGGGCTCAGTGATCTCATCCTGACTGTGTACACATCCTTCTCCAGGCTAGGGCTGCAGAAAGTGACCTCATCCCAGATGCAGAAGGCAGAGAAATTCTGCAG ATTTGAGCCCCATGGCTTCCCATCCAGCGTGCATCTGTATTTCTACGACGACCGTTTCCAGGGTTACTTGGTGATGCAGGAGGTGCAGAACTCTGGGACGGGGCAGGTGGAGTCTCTGGAGATGTGGATGATGCCGCGAGGGGCCCTGAAGCTGGCAGGTCACGGAGGACAAACTAACCGACTACAGAACCTGGAG GTGGGCACAGAGTGGGATCCCAAGGAGAGGATATTCCGGAATTTCGGGGGCCTGATTGGGCCTTTCGACGAACCAGTGGCCATGCAGAGATGGTCCCGGGGGCCTAACCTCACCGCCACCGTGGTTTGGATCGACCCCACCTACGTCATCGCCACATCCTACGACATCACCGTGGACGCGGAAGCGGAGTTCACGCAGTACAAGCCCCCTCTCAACCGGCCCCTGCGCCCCGGGGTCTGGACCGTCCGCCTCCTCCAGTTCTGGGAGCCCCTCGGAGAGAACCAGTTCCTGGTGGTGCCACAGACCTTCAACCACAACCAACCTGTTGGGAAAG ATGACAGCAGCTGGTTACATGGGGGTCCCCCCCGCAATGAGTATATGGAACAAAACTTCCAGGGGCTGGGTGGGATTTTGAACCTGCCGCGCTCGGATGAGGTGGAGAAGGAGGCCCTGCGGAACGCGCAGCTGATGGGCAAGGCCCTGGAGGACTGGACGGACAGCAGCATCGGCAGCTTCTGGTCGGTGGCGGATCTCTGCGTGAGCAGCCCCTCCAGCTGCTCCTCCCTGGACACGTGCAGCAAAACCTCCTGGAGTTCGCTTTCCCCAGACCCCAAAGCAGAACTGGGGGCCATCAAACCTGACGGGCGACTGAGGTAG
- the LOC101947769 gene encoding uncharacterized protein LOC101947769 isoform X1 — protein MPEMTQPSDVLTPPPTASTSMDGNVVAIIIAATVSSSVFVVAILVLLLLLYHRDPLCCQFLCSCRFFQSPSQYDCPPPYFSSNQRLVGPQSGAQQLESPAENPGVQGDELFCVGPPSSYQLPPWEQLRLPSYESVRKKDRQREIHQLIAERFGLWVDPSQEMPPPYEQALRHPPAVSGTGAGSELPDGHGLLDAFQASVSYQTQRNTAV, from the exons ATGCCAGAGATGACCCAGCCCAGCGATGTGCTAACACCTCCTCCCACTGCCAGCACTTCCATGGACGGCAATGTAGTGGCCATCATCATAGCTGCAA CAGTTTCTTCATCTGTGTTCGTAGTGGCGATCTTGGTGCTGCTACTGCTCTTGTACCACCGGGACCCCCTGTGCTGCCAGTTCCTCTGCTCCTGCCGTTTCTTTCAGAGTCCCAGCCAATAT GATTGTCCTCCTCCATACTTCAGCAGTAACCAGCGGCTGGTGGGACCCCAATCGGGAGCACAGCAATTGGAAAGCCCTGCCGAGAATCCTGGGGTGCAG GGAGATGAACTATTCTGCGTTGGACCCCCCAGCAGCTATCAGCTCCCTCCCTGGGAGCAGCTGCGCTTGCCAAGCTACGAGAGCGTGCGGAAGAAGGATCGGCAGCGGGAGATCCATCAGCTGATTGCCGAGAGGTTTGGACTGTGGGTGGACCCCTCCCAGGAG ATGCCACCTCCCTATGAGCAAGCCCTAAGGCATCCTCCAGCTGTCTCAGGGACTGGAGCAGGGTCAGAGTTACCAGATGGGCATGGATTGCTGGACGCATTCCAGGCCTCAGTCAGCTACCAAACTCAAAGGAACACAGCTGTGTAG
- the LOC101947769 gene encoding uncharacterized protein LOC101947769 isoform X2, translated as MPEMTQPSDVLTPPPTASTSMDGNVVAIIIAAISSSVFVVAILVLLLLLYHRDPLCCQFLCSCRFFQSPSQYDCPPPYFSSNQRLVGPQSGAQQLESPAENPGVQGDELFCVGPPSSYQLPPWEQLRLPSYESVRKKDRQREIHQLIAERFGLWVDPSQEMPPPYEQALRHPPAVSGTGAGSELPDGHGLLDAFQASVSYQTQRNTAV; from the exons ATGCCAGAGATGACCCAGCCCAGCGATGTGCTAACACCTCCTCCCACTGCCAGCACTTCCATGGACGGCAATGTAGTGGCCATCATCATAGCTGCAA TTTCTTCATCTGTGTTCGTAGTGGCGATCTTGGTGCTGCTACTGCTCTTGTACCACCGGGACCCCCTGTGCTGCCAGTTCCTCTGCTCCTGCCGTTTCTTTCAGAGTCCCAGCCAATAT GATTGTCCTCCTCCATACTTCAGCAGTAACCAGCGGCTGGTGGGACCCCAATCGGGAGCACAGCAATTGGAAAGCCCTGCCGAGAATCCTGGGGTGCAG GGAGATGAACTATTCTGCGTTGGACCCCCCAGCAGCTATCAGCTCCCTCCCTGGGAGCAGCTGCGCTTGCCAAGCTACGAGAGCGTGCGGAAGAAGGATCGGCAGCGGGAGATCCATCAGCTGATTGCCGAGAGGTTTGGACTGTGGGTGGACCCCTCCCAGGAG ATGCCACCTCCCTATGAGCAAGCCCTAAGGCATCCTCCAGCTGTCTCAGGGACTGGAGCAGGGTCAGAGTTACCAGATGGGCATGGATTGCTGGACGCATTCCAGGCCTCAGTCAGCTACCAAACTCAAAGGAACACAGCTGTGTAG